A single window of Ralstonia sp. RRA DNA harbors:
- a CDS encoding heavy metal translocating P-type ATPase: MTEKLRLDIPVLLPGLPDSSDPCVERLLSELRGKEGVEAAHIKTANVDSDSQICVHYDPAAISLARIRELVTSTGAVISSRFGHVLWQLKGVWHERRARTVASQLRALPGVIEAEVSASGIARVEFDNDRISAAGIEQALSKRGLAPVEIGARKSGHADHEHREGVKDHAHGEGEGHEAHAHGSVFGPNTELIFSLICGALLGLGFAVGKLFGSLPAWIPVAFFVGAYFFGGFYTVREAIENLRLKKFEIDTLMLVAAAGAAALGAWAEGALLLFLFSLGHGLEHYAMGRAKRAIEALAALAPATASVRREGEVREVPVEELQVGDVVVVRPNERLPADGFLVKGASAVNQAPVTGESIPVDKQPVDDAAAARRKPDAVGAVSRVFAGTINGAGAIEVEVTRLSTDSALAKVVKMVNEAEAQKSPSQRFTEKFERIFVPAVLVLAVLLLFAGLVINEPFSATFYRAMAVLVAASPCALAIATPSAVLSGVARAARGGVLIKGGAPLENLGSLKAIAFDKTGTLTEGRPRITDVMVAEGVAEAELLSVAVAVESLSDHPLAAAIARDGRKRLEGSSIPEASHLQSLTGRGVTATLCGKTVWIGKPDMFGADGIAPLSESMASAVQTLRSTGRTTMIVRQGDRDLGAIGLMDTPRASARAALEALRRLGITRMIMISGDHQRAAEAVAKDVGIDEAWGDLMPEDKVKAIQTLRAEAKVAMVGDGVNDAPAMANATVGIAMGAAGSDVALETADVALMADDLQHLPFVVGLSRHTRAIILQNVYISLGVVAFLLPATILGLGIGPAVAMHEGSTLIVVFNALRLLAYRDKSP; this comes from the coding sequence ATGACCGAAAAGCTGCGCCTGGACATTCCTGTCTTGCTTCCTGGCCTTCCCGATTCCTCTGATCCCTGTGTAGAACGGTTGCTGTCCGAACTGAGAGGGAAAGAGGGCGTCGAGGCGGCGCATATAAAAACTGCAAATGTTGATAGCGATTCACAGATATGTGTCCACTACGATCCCGCAGCGATTTCCCTTGCCCGCATCCGGGAGCTGGTGACAAGCACGGGTGCGGTGATTTCGTCGCGGTTTGGTCATGTGCTTTGGCAATTGAAGGGCGTCTGGCACGAACGACGAGCGCGAACCGTAGCTAGCCAACTGCGGGCCTTGCCCGGCGTCATCGAGGCCGAAGTCAGCGCCTCCGGCATAGCGCGCGTCGAATTCGACAACGATCGGATCTCCGCGGCAGGGATCGAGCAGGCCCTGTCAAAACGCGGGCTCGCGCCGGTTGAGATCGGTGCCCGGAAGAGCGGTCATGCAGACCATGAACACCGCGAAGGCGTCAAGGATCATGCACATGGGGAAGGCGAGGGGCATGAGGCCCACGCACACGGCAGCGTGTTTGGCCCGAATACTGAGCTAATCTTCTCCCTGATCTGTGGGGCCTTGCTTGGTCTCGGATTTGCCGTTGGTAAGCTGTTCGGCAGCCTGCCAGCATGGATTCCGGTTGCCTTCTTTGTCGGCGCGTATTTTTTTGGTGGTTTCTATACCGTTCGGGAAGCGATAGAGAACCTCCGGCTAAAGAAGTTCGAAATCGACACACTGATGCTGGTAGCCGCCGCAGGGGCGGCGGCGTTAGGCGCTTGGGCGGAAGGCGCGCTACTTCTCTTTTTGTTCAGTCTCGGCCACGGGCTCGAACACTACGCCATGGGGCGCGCCAAGCGGGCGATCGAAGCGTTGGCGGCGCTCGCACCGGCTACAGCAAGTGTGCGGCGTGAAGGCGAGGTACGAGAGGTCCCCGTCGAGGAATTGCAGGTGGGGGATGTGGTGGTGGTTCGGCCGAACGAACGCCTCCCCGCCGATGGTTTTCTGGTAAAGGGGGCTTCCGCAGTCAATCAAGCGCCGGTTACTGGCGAAAGCATCCCGGTCGACAAGCAGCCCGTGGATGACGCCGCCGCAGCCAGGAGGAAGCCCGATGCCGTAGGGGCCGTGTCCCGCGTGTTCGCCGGAACCATCAATGGCGCCGGCGCCATTGAAGTGGAAGTGACGCGCCTTTCCACGGACAGCGCCCTGGCGAAAGTCGTCAAGATGGTCAACGAGGCCGAAGCGCAAAAGTCACCGAGCCAGCGGTTCACTGAGAAGTTCGAACGGATCTTTGTTCCTGCAGTGCTTGTGCTGGCGGTATTGCTGCTGTTTGCAGGGCTAGTGATCAATGAGCCGTTCAGTGCGACCTTCTACCGCGCCATGGCGGTGCTGGTTGCCGCCAGCCCATGCGCGCTCGCCATCGCGACACCGAGCGCGGTGCTGTCGGGGGTAGCGCGCGCCGCTAGAGGGGGTGTACTGATCAAGGGCGGGGCGCCGCTCGAAAACCTGGGTTCACTGAAAGCCATTGCATTCGATAAGACGGGGACGCTGACGGAGGGGCGCCCCCGTATTACCGATGTGATGGTCGCCGAAGGAGTAGCTGAAGCGGAATTGTTGAGCGTAGCGGTCGCCGTGGAGTCGCTCAGCGACCACCCGTTGGCTGCGGCCATTGCCCGCGATGGCCGCAAGCGCCTGGAAGGCAGTTCCATCCCGGAAGCGTCTCATCTCCAAAGCTTGACCGGACGCGGGGTCACGGCGACGTTGTGCGGTAAGACCGTCTGGATTGGCAAGCCTGACATGTTCGGCGCCGACGGGATTGCACCGCTTAGCGAATCGATGGCGAGCGCAGTGCAGACGCTGCGCAGCACTGGCCGCACGACAATGATCGTCAGGCAGGGAGATCGGGACCTCGGCGCCATTGGGCTGATGGACACGCCGCGCGCCTCGGCGCGCGCTGCCCTCGAGGCACTGCGCAGGCTGGGTATCACACGCATGATCATGATCTCCGGCGATCACCAGCGCGCAGCCGAAGCCGTCGCCAAGGACGTAGGTATCGATGAAGCCTGGGGCGATCTGATGCCTGAGGACAAGGTCAAAGCCATCCAGACGTTGCGCGCGGAAGCCAAAGTGGCCATGGTCGGCGACGGCGTCAACGACGCGCCGGCAATGGCCAACGCCACGGTGGGCATCGCAATGGGTGCGGCAGGTTCAGATGTGGCACTGGAAACGGCGGATGTTGCGCTGATGGCCGACGACCTCCAACACCTGCCTTTTGTGGTCGGTTTAAGCCGACATACGCGGGCCATCATCCTTCAGAACGTGTATATCAGCCTCGGCGTCGTGGCGTTCCTTCTGCCAGCCACGATCCTCGGCCTCGGTATCGGGCCCGCCGTGGCCATGCATGAGGGGTCGACGCTGATCGTCGTGTTCAATGCGCTTCGACTGCTAGCCTATCGCGACAAATCCCCATGA
- the ttdA gene encoding L(+)-tartrate dehydratase subunit alpha, producing the protein MDKEVAVQSLTDTMAKFTAYIGKRLPKDVKSKLAELRTMETNPLAKSIYDSMAGNQEAADKLDRPSCQDTGVIQYFVEAGANFPLLGELEEVLKEATAEATRIGPLRHNAVETFDEKNTGTNTGTQIPWLDWRIVPGLDSCTIDVYMAGGGCTLPGAAKVLMPGQGYEGVAEFVMDVITERGVNACPPLLVGVGVSTSVETAARLSKLAIMRPVDSKSENPRAALMEELLEQGLNEVGIGPQGLTGNNSVMGVNIESSARHPSTIGVAVNTGCWAHRRGKIRINADMSYDIISHEGVTL; encoded by the coding sequence ATGGATAAGGAAGTTGCCGTTCAGTCGTTGACTGACACCATGGCCAAATTCACTGCCTACATCGGAAAGCGGCTACCCAAGGACGTGAAGAGCAAGCTGGCCGAACTTCGCACGATGGAGACGAATCCTCTGGCCAAGTCCATCTACGATTCGATGGCCGGCAACCAGGAAGCGGCGGACAAACTGGATCGCCCCAGCTGCCAGGATACGGGCGTTATCCAGTATTTCGTGGAGGCGGGCGCCAACTTCCCGCTGCTGGGCGAGTTGGAAGAGGTGTTGAAGGAAGCCACCGCTGAAGCCACCCGCATCGGACCGCTGCGCCACAACGCAGTTGAGACATTTGACGAAAAGAACACTGGTACCAACACGGGCACGCAGATTCCCTGGCTGGACTGGCGCATCGTGCCAGGGCTGGATAGCTGCACCATCGATGTCTACATGGCGGGCGGCGGGTGCACCTTGCCGGGTGCCGCCAAGGTTCTTATGCCGGGGCAGGGCTACGAGGGCGTTGCCGAGTTCGTCATGGACGTGATTACCGAGCGTGGCGTCAATGCCTGTCCGCCGCTTCTGGTGGGGGTGGGTGTGTCCACTTCCGTGGAAACCGCGGCGCGTCTGTCCAAGCTCGCGATCATGCGCCCCGTGGATTCCAAGAGCGAGAACCCGCGCGCGGCACTGATGGAGGAGCTGCTCGAGCAAGGGCTTAACGAAGTCGGCATCGGCCCACAGGGTCTGACCGGCAACAACAGTGTCATGGGCGTGAACATTGAGTCGTCTGCCCGGCACCCATCCACCATCGGCGTTGCAGTGAATACCGGTTGCTGGGCGCATCGACGCGGCAAGATCCGGATCAACGCGGACATGTCCTACGACATCATTTCCCACGAAGGAGTGACCCTGTGA
- the flgB gene encoding flagellar basal body rod protein FlgB produces the protein MDTPYVAKWARSEDSVHEQALRLRTRRFELLSANIANADTPNYKARDIDFSAELDRVMGSGQNFAGMTMTSPRHIEASKPALEEDLMYRVPLQSSMDGNTVEMDVERVAFAENALRMRFSIQKTADEYKDMLKLYQDMRP, from the coding sequence ATGGACACGCCATACGTCGCAAAATGGGCGCGTAGCGAAGACAGCGTTCATGAGCAAGCGCTGCGACTTCGCACACGGAGGTTCGAGCTGCTGTCTGCAAATATTGCAAATGCGGATACGCCGAACTACAAGGCGCGCGATATCGACTTCAGCGCCGAGTTGGATAGGGTGATGGGCAGTGGCCAGAATTTTGCGGGCATGACCATGACTTCGCCGCGACACATCGAGGCAAGCAAGCCCGCGCTGGAAGAGGATCTGATGTATCGCGTCCCCCTGCAGTCGAGTATGGACGGCAACACCGTGGAGATGGACGTCGAGCGTGTGGCGTTTGCAGAGAACGCGCTGCGGATGCGGTTCTCCATTCAAAAGACTGCCGACGAGTACAAGGACATGCTCAAGCTCTACCAGGACATGCGGCCCTAG
- a CDS encoding YHYH domain-containing protein produces the protein MACASGGVWAHSGGTDSQGCHMDHKTGIRHCH, from the coding sequence CTGGCCTGTGCGTCGGGCGGCGTGTGGGCGCATAGTGGTGGGACTGACAGCCAAGGCTGCCATATGGACCACAAGACCGGCATTCGTCACTGCCACTGA
- a CDS encoding GtrA family protein: MNIPSRFVRFLGAGATATATHYATLITLVGFGVAALPASAAGSVAGLLTHYCISSRWVFTPVRPQRATFGRFILVSALAFFLNSLLMWAGLALGLHYLVAQILSTIFVMLVNYVLHANWTFMNGAMR, from the coding sequence ATGAACATCCCATCACGATTTGTACGGTTTCTGGGCGCGGGGGCGACGGCAACCGCTACACACTACGCAACACTGATCACGCTGGTCGGTTTCGGGGTTGCAGCGCTACCGGCGTCTGCCGCCGGCAGTGTTGCAGGCCTTCTGACGCACTACTGCATCAGCAGCCGATGGGTGTTCACACCAGTCCGACCACAACGCGCCACTTTCGGACGGTTCATTCTCGTTTCCGCGCTGGCGTTCTTTCTTAACTCACTTCTGATGTGGGCTGGACTAGCATTGGGGCTTCACTACCTGGTTGCTCAAATCCTCTCGACAATTTTCGTCATGTTGGTCAACTACGTACTCCATGCAAATTGGACGTTCATGAATGGAGCGATGCGATGA
- a CDS encoding glycosyltransferase family 39 protein → MALTIALTVVLWMSTLSVRPLYEPDEGRYAEVPREMFVSGDWVTPRLNGIKFFDKPPLQYWATASAYTLFGPSEWTARIWSALVGLLGALAAWWAARSLYDTRIGLASALVLIGAPLWILGSNLTTTDIGVGALLGSAALVFAVAYQNREPRLYPLIWLLVGLAFLAKGLIALVLPGITLLLYGAVTRQFSAFFSARFWRWSLLAVAITMPWFVVVSQRNPEFLNYFFIHEHFARFSSSVHERDKPFWFFLAVGAAGVLPFMGLIPRAIALRSRSAQATPGFDARLFLSLWVVVVIAFFSISRSKLPLYILPALPPVAVLLAYRSMTAARPTLAASFLAMPVLGVAIAVLLWHPTMSNAVLKLNISNPASLHTWGAITMGILVIGGFLAFGIALRGHRLCAVAVASLATLASLQAGLMASRAFGSLSIKPLGLEAKAASRDNTQLFNVGQIDRGLAFYAEREPIIVGARSELDLGFSVEPDKWIANEEAFAQRWLTPGHKLAVMRHETFHRLRPLLGGNTTVIGRHGVNVLVQKP, encoded by the coding sequence ATGGCTTTGACCATCGCACTCACGGTGGTCCTCTGGATGTCCACGCTATCCGTGCGTCCCCTCTATGAACCCGACGAGGGTCGTTACGCCGAGGTTCCGCGCGAGATGTTCGTCTCCGGCGATTGGGTCACGCCGCGGTTGAACGGCATCAAGTTCTTCGACAAGCCGCCCCTGCAGTATTGGGCGACCGCCAGCGCCTATACGCTCTTCGGGCCGTCCGAGTGGACAGCAAGGATCTGGAGTGCGCTTGTGGGACTGCTGGGCGCACTCGCCGCATGGTGGGCGGCGCGATCGCTCTATGACACGCGCATAGGCCTCGCCTCAGCGCTGGTGCTCATCGGCGCTCCCCTCTGGATTCTCGGCTCGAATCTGACAACAACAGACATTGGTGTCGGCGCACTGCTCGGCAGTGCCGCTCTCGTTTTCGCCGTGGCCTACCAGAATCGGGAACCTCGCTTATACCCCCTGATCTGGTTGTTGGTCGGTCTGGCATTTCTTGCCAAAGGCCTGATTGCCCTGGTACTGCCAGGAATCACGCTGCTGCTATACGGGGCGGTCACTCGACAATTTTCCGCATTTTTTAGCGCGAGATTCTGGCGCTGGAGCCTGCTTGCGGTGGCCATCACCATGCCTTGGTTTGTCGTGGTGTCCCAGCGCAACCCCGAATTTCTGAATTACTTCTTCATCCACGAACACTTCGCGAGATTCTCGTCCTCGGTTCACGAGCGGGACAAGCCATTCTGGTTCTTCCTGGCCGTTGGTGCGGCAGGCGTCCTGCCGTTCATGGGCTTGATTCCCCGTGCTATCGCACTCCGCTCTCGCAGCGCACAGGCAACGCCTGGCTTCGACGCACGACTGTTTCTGTCGCTGTGGGTAGTCGTTGTCATTGCCTTCTTTTCGATTTCGCGCTCGAAGCTGCCGCTCTATATCCTGCCCGCCTTACCACCGGTGGCCGTCTTGCTCGCGTACAGATCCATGACTGCAGCCCGCCCCACACTGGCGGCAAGCTTTCTTGCCATGCCTGTGCTCGGCGTTGCCATCGCCGTGCTGCTATGGCATCCGACAATGTCGAATGCGGTACTGAAGCTCAATATCAGCAATCCGGCCTCATTGCATACCTGGGGCGCCATCACGATGGGCATTCTGGTCATCGGTGGCTTCCTGGCCTTTGGGATCGCCCTGCGCGGCCACAGGCTCTGCGCGGTTGCCGTCGCTTCGCTGGCGACGCTGGCCAGCCTTCAGGCTGGCTTGATGGCGTCTCGGGCGTTTGGGTCCCTCTCCATCAAACCACTTGGCTTGGAAGCCAAGGCGGCGTCCCGCGACAACACACAACTGTTCAACGTGGGCCAGATTGACCGAGGTCTGGCGTTTTACGCCGAACGAGAACCGATCATTGTCGGGGCCAGATCCGAGCTGGATCTCGGCTTCTCGGTCGAGCCCGACAAGTGGATTGCTAATGAAGAAGCTTTTGCGCAGCGATGGCTGACCCCTGGTCACAAGCTCGCGGTCATGCGGCACGAGACGTTTCATCGACTGAGACCGCTGCTCGGCGGCAACACAACTGTGATCGGACGACATGGCGTCAACGTTCTGGTGCAAAAACCATGA
- a CDS encoding porin — MKISRIAVASLGLFATTAFAQSSVTLYGVADAGIEYLSNVPSASPGGSNQVRMTSGNMSTSRWGLRGVEDLGGGLKAIFELESGISFDTGAQNNSTRLFDRSAFVGLGSKYGQLTLGRQTTPMYDTTLQLDPMGFAPRYSLFKMDDVLAGRADNAIKYRGIFSGLTVTGLYSFSRTGGGEVPGNYKVDRNMGVSLMYETGALAVGAVYDEIQGSTVATADRKDRRALIGASYAFGPAKAFIGYRWYNGNVGALPTNGSNIYWAGLRYGLTPALTLTGAAYYTDSRNSGADPFLFVASADYAFSKRTDVYMNVGYALNRGNSQLGMNGYNSTTGSPTNVVPGKDQTGVVVGVRHKF, encoded by the coding sequence ATGAAGATTAGTCGCATTGCCGTCGCATCCCTCGGTCTGTTCGCTACAACCGCATTCGCTCAATCGAGCGTCACGCTGTATGGTGTGGCCGACGCGGGTATCGAGTATCTGAGCAACGTCCCATCGGCTTCGCCCGGTGGCTCGAACCAGGTTCGCATGACCTCCGGCAACATGTCGACGTCGCGTTGGGGCCTGCGTGGCGTCGAAGACCTTGGCGGCGGTCTGAAAGCCATCTTCGAATTGGAAAGCGGCATTTCGTTCGACACCGGCGCACAGAACAACAGCACCCGTCTTTTTGATCGTAGTGCCTTCGTAGGATTGGGTAGCAAATATGGTCAACTGACGTTGGGTCGTCAAACGACACCAATGTATGACACCACGCTGCAACTCGACCCGATGGGCTTCGCGCCGCGCTACTCGCTCTTCAAGATGGATGACGTCTTGGCGGGTCGCGCTGACAATGCTATCAAGTACCGTGGCATCTTCAGTGGCCTGACGGTCACCGGCCTCTACAGCTTTAGCCGCACCGGCGGCGGCGAAGTGCCGGGGAACTACAAGGTCGATCGAAACATGGGCGTATCGCTCATGTATGAAACCGGCGCCCTCGCTGTCGGCGCGGTGTACGACGAGATCCAGGGCAGCACCGTCGCCACGGCCGACCGCAAGGACCGCCGCGCTCTAATTGGCGCGAGCTACGCTTTCGGACCGGCTAAGGCATTTATTGGTTATCGCTGGTACAACGGCAATGTCGGTGCGCTGCCGACGAACGGTTCTAACATTTACTGGGCCGGCCTGCGCTATGGCCTGACGCCCGCACTGACGCTGACCGGCGCCGCCTACTACACGGACAGCCGCAATTCTGGCGCAGACCCGTTCCTGTTCGTTGCCTCGGCAGATTACGCTTTCTCGAAGCGTACCGATGTGTATATGAACGTCGGTTATGCACTGAACCGCGGCAACTCGCAGCTGGGCATGAACGGCTACAACTCGACGACCGGCAGCCCGACCAACGTTGTCCCTGGCAAGGATCAGACCGGCGTCGTCGTAGGCGTACGCCACAAGTTCTGA
- a CDS encoding zinc ribbon domain-containing protein: MMGFLERLMGRHSGGHHGGGSEHGRRGGHHDGGGSYGYGNPLPPQSPAGVHCPNCGTVSAQGARFCQQCGSSLAPAPCSRCGTLLPRDAKFCGSCGNAAK; this comes from the coding sequence ATGATGGGTTTCTTGGAAAGGCTCATGGGCCGTCACAGCGGCGGTCATCACGGCGGCGGAAGTGAGCACGGTCGTCGAGGAGGTCATCATGATGGTGGCGGCAGCTACGGCTATGGGAATCCTTTGCCACCACAAAGCCCCGCCGGCGTCCACTGCCCCAACTGCGGCACGGTGAGCGCCCAGGGCGCGCGCTTCTGCCAGCAATGCGGCAGTTCACTGGCTCCGGCGCCGTGCAGTCGATGCGGCACCTTACTCCCACGCGACGCAAAGTTCTGTGGAAGTTGCGGCAATGCCGCCAAATGA
- the czcE gene encoding copper-binding periplasmic protein CzcE: MTMKTKKHALLFAALLLGGMSASYALEMTGLKPGVPASTATAQAMAKRHATLYGDPAGQSQASRIIDVKPGMRYVNVDSGETVAFRAGEKIVAWTFAQMVRDTSVDLGLLMPDLPGSAGVRVYIDRSDLFTGG; the protein is encoded by the coding sequence ATGACTATGAAAACGAAGAAACACGCCTTGCTGTTTGCGGCGTTGCTGTTGGGTGGGATGTCGGCTTCGTATGCTTTGGAAATGACCGGGTTGAAACCGGGCGTGCCTGCGTCGACGGCGACGGCGCAGGCGATGGCGAAGCGTCACGCGACCTTGTATGGCGATCCAGCCGGCCAATCTCAGGCCAGTCGCATTATCGACGTGAAGCCAGGGATGCGGTATGTCAACGTGGACTCTGGCGAGACGGTGGCGTTTCGGGCCGGCGAGAAGATCGTCGCATGGACCTTCGCCCAGATGGTCAGGGATACGAGTGTGGACCTTGGCTTGTTGATGCCGGATCTGCCGGGTAGCGCTGGCGTGCGCGTCTATATTGATAGAAGCGACCTCTTCACAGGTGGCTGA
- a CDS encoding glycosyltransferase family 2 protein yields MNAASLLPEKISVVVPLFNEEAVLPQFHFRLLRVMDGLASDYEIIYVDDGSRDRSLAVAHNLKAAEARVGIVELSRNFGKEAALTAGLDVASGDAVVIIDADLQDPPELIPSLIEKWREGFDVVYATRTSRDGESFLKKFTAHWFYRLMGKLSDTEIPADTGDFRVMSRRAVAALGQLREQHRFMKGLYAWIGFRQTAVLYRRDARASGTTKFNYRKLLRFAVDGITAFSTVPLKFATSIGLLVAVPAFGMAAFIVGKTLLYGDPVHGYPSMMTALLLLGGLQLVFLGVLGEYVGRLFNEVKRRPVYLVASYTAPIGPGTPTAEPGQVAAATRGGTPPAAIFHAPGCPEGKAPGLPEAPQRDAILTETLAPSR; encoded by the coding sequence ATGAATGCCGCCAGCCTGCTGCCAGAGAAGATCTCGGTCGTCGTACCGCTCTTCAATGAAGAAGCTGTCCTGCCACAGTTTCACTTTCGGCTTCTCCGCGTGATGGATGGATTGGCATCGGACTACGAGATTATCTACGTGGACGATGGCAGCCGCGATCGATCACTGGCGGTTGCACACAATCTCAAGGCGGCCGAAGCGCGCGTCGGCATTGTCGAGCTGAGTCGCAACTTCGGCAAGGAAGCCGCGCTAACGGCGGGCCTCGACGTGGCAAGCGGCGACGCCGTTGTGATCATCGACGCCGATCTGCAGGATCCGCCCGAACTGATTCCGTCGTTGATCGAGAAATGGCGCGAGGGGTTCGACGTGGTGTACGCCACGCGCACTTCCCGGGATGGCGAATCGTTCCTCAAGAAGTTCACCGCGCACTGGTTTTACCGCCTGATGGGCAAGCTCAGCGATACGGAGATTCCGGCCGACACCGGCGACTTCCGCGTCATGAGCCGTCGTGCCGTTGCCGCACTCGGACAACTCCGGGAGCAGCACCGCTTCATGAAGGGGCTGTATGCCTGGATAGGATTCCGGCAGACGGCCGTCTTGTATCGGCGTGACGCGCGGGCATCCGGGACGACCAAGTTCAACTACCGCAAGCTGTTGCGTTTTGCCGTGGATGGCATCACTGCCTTTTCCACCGTGCCGCTCAAGTTTGCAACCTCGATCGGCCTGCTTGTTGCCGTTCCCGCCTTTGGCATGGCCGCCTTCATCGTTGGCAAGACGCTGCTCTACGGCGACCCCGTACACGGCTACCCATCCATGATGACCGCCCTGCTTCTGCTGGGCGGCCTGCAACTGGTTTTCCTAGGCGTGCTCGGGGAATATGTTGGGCGTCTGTTCAATGAAGTCAAGCGGCGGCCGGTGTATCTGGTGGCAAGCTATACGGCGCCGATCGGCCCCGGCACCCCCACCGCTGAGCCGGGGCAGGTGGCCGCAGCGACACGGGGTGGCACCCCGCCTGCAGCAATCTTTCACGCACCCGGATGCCCGGAAGGCAAAGCTCCTGGCCTCCCCGAGGCTCCTCAGCGGGATGCCATCCTCACGGAAACCCTTGCGCCAAGCCGATAG
- a CDS encoding mechanosensitive ion channel family protein, with translation MNKLLQAIHESLPQWLADWFDILVPAIEVVLIAAGAWLAVRIARRLLRKLTNTYSLPGKVAALSLRVVATIVYVAATLWALERMGVSGTVLWTAFTGFATVGAVAFFAAWSVLSNLFCALLIYVTGAFRIGDVVELLENGEKPGIKGRVLDVNLVYTTLLETTVEGQEVVLQLPNSLVFQRVLRRWK, from the coding sequence ATGAACAAACTTCTTCAAGCTATACACGAAAGCTTGCCGCAGTGGCTGGCAGATTGGTTCGACATTCTTGTTCCCGCTATCGAGGTCGTGCTGATTGCGGCTGGCGCATGGTTAGCAGTGCGCATCGCGCGGCGGTTGCTTAGAAAGCTGACCAATACATATTCTCTGCCAGGAAAAGTTGCGGCGCTGTCTTTGCGTGTGGTCGCGACCATCGTGTACGTAGCTGCCACGCTCTGGGCTCTGGAGCGAATGGGCGTGTCTGGAACCGTCCTGTGGACCGCATTCACGGGATTTGCCACTGTCGGGGCGGTCGCGTTTTTCGCCGCGTGGAGTGTACTCTCGAACCTGTTCTGCGCGCTCCTGATATACGTCACCGGTGCGTTCCGCATTGGGGATGTTGTGGAGCTTCTTGAGAACGGGGAAAAGCCGGGAATTAAGGGCCGTGTGCTCGACGTAAATCTCGTCTATACCACCTTACTGGAAACAACAGTCGAAGGACAAGAGGTGGTGCTGCAGCTGCCGAACAGTCTGGTGTTTCAACGTGTGCTACGAAGGTGGAAGTAA
- a CDS encoding MFS transporter, translated as MELDIEKRTLRKISWRIVPFIMLLYFVAYIDRVNIGFAALTMKADLGFTASILGFGAGIFFWGYFLFEVPSNIVLHKVGARLWIARVMVTWGIISAAMAFVQGTTSFYIIRFLLGAAEAGFFPGIILYLSYWFPARHRAGVTAFFMAAAPLSTALGSPISAALLEMHGVMGLAGWQWMFILEAVPAFILGVVVFFYMTDRPEQASWLKEDERTWLVKAMQEESSNKAAGGNHSILRGLADLRVIALALIYFGTSAGLYTLGIWAPQIIKQLGMSSMKVGLLNAIPPIVSVVAMVFWSRHSDRTGERTWHVVIACVAAAVGLVVAGNANGVVGLIAALTLVNVGISCAKPPLWSMPTMFLSGAAAATGIATINSIGNLGGFFGPAMIGWIKDRTGSFAGGLYFVAGLLILSAVLTLVLSSTQKSKAAAAEAAAH; from the coding sequence ATGGAACTAGACATCGAAAAGCGCACGCTGCGCAAGATCAGTTGGCGCATCGTGCCGTTCATCATGTTGCTGTATTTCGTCGCCTACATCGACCGGGTCAACATTGGTTTTGCGGCCCTGACGATGAAGGCAGACCTGGGCTTTACGGCATCGATTCTTGGCTTTGGCGCGGGCATTTTCTTCTGGGGCTATTTCTTGTTTGAAGTGCCCTCCAATATCGTGCTGCACAAGGTGGGAGCGCGCCTTTGGATCGCCCGCGTCATGGTCACGTGGGGGATTATCTCGGCGGCGATGGCTTTCGTCCAAGGGACGACCAGCTTTTACATCATCCGCTTCCTCCTCGGGGCTGCAGAGGCGGGCTTCTTCCCCGGCATCATCCTGTATCTCAGCTATTGGTTTCCGGCGCGTCACCGGGCAGGCGTCACCGCATTCTTCATGGCTGCCGCACCGTTGTCCACTGCGCTCGGCTCTCCGATTTCTGCGGCACTGCTGGAAATGCATGGAGTGATGGGGCTGGCTGGCTGGCAGTGGATGTTCATTCTTGAGGCCGTCCCTGCATTCATCCTCGGCGTGGTGGTGTTCTTCTACATGACGGATCGCCCGGAACAGGCTTCTTGGTTGAAAGAAGACGAACGCACTTGGCTCGTCAAGGCCATGCAGGAGGAATCCAGCAACAAGGCAGCAGGCGGCAATCACAGCATTCTGCGTGGTCTGGCCGACCTGCGGGTGATTGCATTGGCGCTGATCTATTTCGGTACTTCTGCCGGCCTCTACACGCTCGGCATCTGGGCGCCACAGATCATCAAGCAGTTGGGCATGTCGTCCATGAAAGTCGGTCTACTGAACGCGATTCCGCCAATTGTTTCGGTGGTCGCCATGGTCTTCTGGTCTCGTCATTCCGATCGGACCGGCGAGCGCACGTGGCACGTTGTGATTGCGTGTGTGGCTGCTGCCGTGGGTCTGGTGGTTGCGGGCAATGCCAATGGGGTGGTTGGTCTCATTGCGGCGTTGACGCTCGTGAACGTGGGGATCAGCTGCGCCAAGCCACCGCTCTGGAGCATGCCGACGATGTTCCTGTCCGGTGCGGCAGCCGCCACCGGCATCGCGACCATCAACTCAATCGGCAATCTCGGCGGCTTCTTTGGCCCCGCGATGATCGGCTGGATCAAAGACCGGACCGGCAGCTTCGCAGGCGGACTTTACTTTGTCGCCGGCCTGCTCATACTTTCGGCAGTACTTACGCTGGTGTTGTCCAGCACGCAGAAATCGAAGGCGGCTGCGGCTGAGGCCGCAGCGCACTAA